One part of the Paraglaciecola sp. L3A3 genome encodes these proteins:
- the radC gene encoding DNA repair protein RadC → MKITDWPKQDRPREKLLSHGAGSLSDSELLAIFLRTGIAGCSVLELAQHMLNEFGSLRSLFKATEQEFCQVKGLGQAKYVQLQACLEMSQRFMAEKLSRENSFNSVEQTQAYLIAKLRDQPHEVFAMLLLDSQHRLITFRPMFYGTIDSASVYPRVLVQQALKDNAAAVILAHNHPSGVAEPSQADKSITKRIVDAFSLLDIKVLDHFVIGDGVAVSFAQRGLI, encoded by the coding sequence ATGAAAATTACCGATTGGCCTAAACAAGATCGGCCCAGAGAAAAGTTGCTTTCTCATGGGGCTGGCTCTTTATCTGATTCAGAATTACTGGCTATCTTTTTACGCACAGGCATTGCTGGCTGTAGCGTATTGGAGCTTGCTCAACATATGCTGAATGAGTTTGGTAGTTTACGCTCATTATTTAAGGCAACTGAACAAGAGTTCTGTCAGGTAAAAGGTCTGGGGCAAGCCAAATATGTGCAGCTACAGGCGTGTTTAGAAATGAGTCAGCGTTTTATGGCTGAGAAATTATCGAGAGAAAACTCCTTCAATTCTGTAGAGCAAACCCAAGCGTATTTAATTGCTAAATTACGTGATCAACCTCATGAAGTGTTTGCTATGTTGTTACTCGATAGCCAGCACAGACTCATTACTTTTCGTCCTATGTTCTACGGCACTATAGACAGTGCGTCTGTTTACCCTAGGGTATTAGTACAGCAAGCGTTAAAAGATAATGCTGCAGCGGTGATACTGGCCCATAATCACCCATCTGGTGTGGCTGAACCTAGTCAAGCAGATAAGAGCATTACTAAACGTATAGTGGATGCTTTTAGTTTATTAGACATTAAAGTGTTAGACCATTTTGTGATAGGTGACGGAGTGGCAGTGTCATTTGCACAAAGGGGACTAATCTAG
- a CDS encoding capsule assembly Wzi family protein, which translates to MLDAAVTSFPVPWKGIAQQLEKIQTAELPSIPSIAAKRLKHYLQVHKSQTGQSIISLYGASDDSRFTDFSGLQAQKVQLNITKEFYVGRWAGQVSANYERGGKKHFDESFIAYQFGDWNLRLGSISQWWGPAQSSSLILSNNARPIPALALSRSETTRSKHHLLSYLGPWFFTMQLGQLETERSVPDTKIWSSRFNFKPVSGLEIGLSWNAMWGGEGKGNSFSDFIDLVTFERDCINGAISCNNDLKSPIGNHLAGIDFSYSLIIFERPFSLYGQRIGEDKGDYLNVRDNANLVGLSSYFWGSKIYLETSDTNVACSNQGLPGNNCYYEHSTYTGGYRFYNRAIGSTFDSDADMLTLGINKQFSDGDLFEIMFNRLKLNQDKQQPSPVVSGNSEDIHRLSGFYQTQFGDWLVKLGANFEYTDLNLESKTESLIYANFKYKLN; encoded by the coding sequence GTGTTAGATGCGGCGGTGACGAGTTTTCCGGTACCTTGGAAAGGCATAGCTCAACAATTAGAGAAAATTCAAACAGCAGAATTACCCTCTATCCCGTCAATTGCTGCAAAGCGCTTAAAACATTATTTACAAGTGCATAAATCTCAAACAGGCCAGTCGATAATCAGCTTGTATGGTGCTAGCGATGATAGTCGCTTTACAGACTTTTCTGGTTTGCAGGCACAAAAAGTACAACTAAATATAACCAAAGAGTTTTATGTTGGACGCTGGGCCGGACAAGTGTCAGCCAATTATGAGCGTGGTGGTAAAAAACATTTTGATGAAAGCTTTATCGCTTATCAGTTCGGAGACTGGAATTTACGTTTAGGTAGTATAAGTCAATGGTGGGGGCCAGCGCAGTCTAGTAGTTTAATTTTAAGTAACAATGCCCGTCCTATTCCGGCATTAGCCTTGTCTCGTTCAGAAACTACTCGATCTAAACATCACTTGTTAAGTTACCTAGGGCCATGGTTTTTCACAATGCAGTTAGGGCAATTAGAAACTGAACGGAGTGTACCCGATACCAAAATTTGGAGTAGTCGTTTTAATTTCAAGCCCGTCTCAGGCCTTGAAATAGGTTTGTCTTGGAACGCTATGTGGGGGGGAGAAGGAAAAGGCAATTCATTTTCAGATTTTATTGATTTGGTTACTTTTGAGAGAGACTGTATTAATGGCGCCATTAGTTGTAACAATGACTTAAAATCGCCTATTGGAAATCACCTTGCGGGCATAGACTTTAGCTATAGTTTAATTATTTTTGAACGACCCTTTAGTCTATACGGACAAAGGATTGGTGAAGATAAAGGAGATTATTTGAATGTTAGAGATAATGCTAATCTAGTTGGTTTATCGAGTTATTTCTGGGGCAGTAAAATTTATTTAGAAACAAGTGATACAAATGTGGCCTGCTCAAATCAAGGTCTACCAGGAAATAATTGTTACTACGAACATTCTACTTATACTGGTGGTTATCGTTTTTACAATAGAGCCATTGGTAGTACTTTTGATAGTGATGCTGATATGTTGACCTTGGGGATAAATAAGCAATTTAGTGACGGTGATCTGTTTGAAATAATGTTTAACCGTTTAAAACTGAACCAAGATAAGCAACAGCCTTCGCCGGTTGTATCAGGCAACAGCGAAGATATACATAGACTGTCTGGTTTTTATCAAACTCAATTTGGAGATTGGCTAGTTAAACTAGGGGCAAATTTTGAATATACAGATCTTAACCTTGAATCTAAAACGGAAAGTTTGATTTATGCAAATTTCAAATATAAATTAAACTAA
- the coaD gene encoding pantetheine-phosphate adenylyltransferase: MHRKAIYPGTFDPVTNGHADLIERAAKMFDHVIIGIASNPSKKPLFTLDERVELIKQVTQHLDNVEVIGFTGLLADFAKQQKAAILVRGLRAVSDFEYEFQLANMNRRLNPDLESVFMTPAEENSFISSTLVKEVALHRGEVTEFCHPAVIAALKNKLHPHT; encoded by the coding sequence ATGCATAGAAAAGCAATTTACCCAGGTACATTTGATCCGGTGACTAATGGTCATGCAGATCTGATAGAAAGAGCCGCGAAGATGTTCGATCATGTCATTATTGGTATTGCATCAAATCCTAGCAAAAAACCCTTATTCACTCTCGATGAACGAGTAGAGTTAATTAAACAAGTCACTCAACATTTAGACAATGTAGAAGTAATTGGTTTTACCGGACTGTTAGCTGACTTTGCTAAGCAACAAAAAGCAGCAATTCTAGTACGGGGCTTAAGAGCGGTATCAGATTTTGAATACGAATTTCAATTAGCCAATATGAATAGAAGGTTAAATCCGGATTTAGAAAGTGTCTTTATGACTCCCGCCGAAGAAAACTCATTTATTTCATCAACCTTGGTTAAAGAAGTTGCCTTACACAGAGGCGAGGTAACTGAATTTTGTCACCCTGCAGTGATTGCAGCTTTAAAAAATAAACTCCACCCACACACATAA
- the rpmB gene encoding 50S ribosomal protein L28: MAKVCQVTGKRPAVGNNRSHAKNSTRRRFLPNLQSHRFWVESENRFVKLRLSVKGMRIIDKKGIDTVLADMRADGVKI, encoded by the coding sequence ATGGCCAAAGTATGTCAAGTTACTGGCAAGCGTCCAGCGGTAGGTAACAACCGTTCACACGCAAAAAATTCGACTCGTCGTCGTTTTTTGCCAAATCTTCAATCTCACCGTTTTTGGGTTGAGAGTGAAAACCGTTTCGTGAAATTGCGTTTATCTGTTAAAGGTATGCGTATTATTGATAAAAAAGGTATCGATACAGTATTAGCTGATATGCGTGCCGACGGTGTTAAAATTTAA
- the rpmG gene encoding 50S ribosomal protein L33, translated as MRDKIKLVSSAGTGFYYTTDKNKRNMPGKMEIKKFDPKIRQHVLFKEAKIK; from the coding sequence ATGCGTGATAAAATTAAATTAGTATCTAGTGCTGGTACCGGTTTTTACTACACTACAGATAAAAACAAACGTAATATGCCTGGCAAAATGGAGATCAAAAAGTTTGATCCTAAAATTCGTCAGCACGTTTTGTTTAAAGAAGCCAAAATCAAGTAA
- the slmA gene encoding nucleoid occlusion factor SlmA, with the protein MPATKRPNRKAQILQALASMLQTNPGQRITTAKLAAHVGVSEAALYRHFPSKARMFEGLIEFIEETLFSRINKIINEEKDTASRCQLILHLILGFAEKNPGITRILNGDALMGEQDRLRERIAQLFERLETQMKQVLRERKLREGKTLPADEGLIANMLICYADGRINQYIRSEFTKKPTENFAEQWQFINKQFFQ; encoded by the coding sequence ATGCCAGCAACAAAACGCCCAAACCGCAAAGCACAAATACTGCAAGCTCTCGCGAGTATGTTACAAACCAATCCAGGACAACGGATTACCACAGCCAAATTAGCCGCTCATGTCGGGGTTTCAGAAGCCGCTCTTTACCGACATTTCCCTAGTAAAGCACGCATGTTTGAAGGATTAATTGAATTTATTGAGGAAACCTTGTTTTCTCGGATCAATAAAATCATTAACGAAGAAAAAGACACAGCCTCACGTTGCCAGTTAATTTTGCACCTTATTTTAGGCTTTGCTGAAAAAAACCCAGGGATTACCCGAATATTAAATGGTGATGCACTTATGGGTGAACAAGACAGACTCAGAGAGCGTATAGCCCAATTATTCGAGCGTCTTGAAACCCAAATGAAACAAGTGCTTAGAGAGCGAAAATTACGTGAAGGTAAAACCTTACCTGCAGACGAAGGCTTAATTGCAAATATGTTAATTTGTTATGCCGATGGGCGTATAAATCAATACATACGTAGTGAATTTACTAAAAAGCCGACTGAAAACTTTGCCGAGCAATGGCAATTTATTAATAAACAGTTTTTTCAATAA
- the coaBC gene encoding bifunctional phosphopantothenoylcysteine decarboxylase/phosphopantothenate--cysteine ligase CoaBC, producing the protein MQFKDTNILLGITGGIAAYKTPDLVRKLVAQGANVRVVLTESAKEFVSPLSLQAVSGNTVSDSLLDKDAEAAMGHIELARWADKLLIAPATANFLAKLTYGLADDLLSTLCLATAAPIYVAPAMNQQMWLAKATQSNIKLLQGRDIQFLGPAQGEQACGDVGPGRMLEPEEIVQLILPAVSQVLADKHIIITAGPTREDIDPVRYITNHSSGKMGYALAKAAQVLGANVTLISGPVNLTAPTQVHTINVSSAEDMHKAVMQQMGDCDIFIGCAAVADYRPQQKTSQKIKKSEQELTLTFVKNPDILSDVAHLTKPPFTVGFAAETQNLREYALGKLTRKKLNMIAANDVSNTNIGFNSEQNAVTVFWPEGEKQLNIADKSLLAAQLMQLVAERYTKNTD; encoded by the coding sequence ATGCAATTTAAAGATACCAATATACTTTTGGGCATTACCGGTGGTATTGCTGCTTATAAAACACCTGATTTAGTACGTAAATTAGTCGCCCAAGGGGCAAATGTTCGAGTCGTGTTAACCGAATCGGCTAAAGAATTTGTTAGCCCGCTGTCATTGCAAGCTGTATCTGGCAATACAGTGTCTGATAGTTTATTAGATAAAGATGCTGAAGCCGCAATGGGTCACATTGAATTAGCAAGATGGGCAGACAAATTATTAATCGCTCCGGCAACCGCTAATTTCTTAGCTAAACTAACTTATGGCTTAGCAGATGATTTATTGTCTACCCTATGTTTAGCCACAGCGGCCCCCATTTATGTCGCACCTGCTATGAATCAACAGATGTGGTTAGCTAAAGCCACCCAGTCTAATATTAAGTTGCTGCAGGGCCGAGACATTCAATTTTTAGGTCCTGCTCAAGGTGAGCAAGCTTGTGGTGACGTAGGCCCAGGACGCATGCTAGAGCCTGAAGAAATAGTTCAGCTAATTTTACCGGCTGTATCTCAAGTATTAGCAGATAAACACATTATTATTACCGCGGGTCCTACGCGGGAAGACATTGATCCTGTTCGCTACATAACCAACCACAGTTCAGGGAAAATGGGGTACGCCTTAGCAAAAGCCGCGCAAGTCCTTGGCGCTAATGTCACGCTAATAAGTGGGCCGGTAAACCTTACGGCACCAACTCAGGTGCATACCATAAATGTCTCAAGCGCAGAAGATATGCACAAAGCCGTTATGCAGCAAATGGGGGATTGTGACATCTTTATTGGTTGTGCCGCAGTAGCAGATTATAGGCCTCAACAAAAAACCTCACAAAAAATTAAAAAATCAGAGCAAGAGTTAACGCTTACTTTTGTTAAAAACCCTGATATCCTTAGTGATGTAGCTCATTTAACAAAGCCACCATTTACAGTTGGTTTTGCTGCTGAAACGCAGAACTTAAGGGAATACGCCTTAGGTAAATTAACACGCAAAAAGCTCAATATGATTGCTGCAAATGATGTATCAAATACAAACATTGGTTTTAACAGCGAACAAAATGCTGTCACTGTTTTTTGGCCTGAGGGTGAAAAACAATTAAACATTGCCGATAAGAGTTTATTAGCCGCACAGCTTATGCAACTTGTGGCTGAAAGATACACCAAAAACACAGACTAA
- the mutM gene encoding bifunctional DNA-formamidopyrimidine glycosylase/DNA-(apurinic or apyrimidinic site) lyase, which produces MPELPEVEVSRLGITPHLEKQIIEQIIVRQPKLRWPVPDNVYLAEGLMIDSIRRRAKYLLLDTSKGSIVLHLGMSGKLCVVDSDTEIKKHDHIDIVMQNGVCLRFNDARRFGSCLWQGINEPQLSLLASLGPEPLTDDFDGTRLYELSRNKSVAVKNFIMDNKVVVGVGNIYANESLFIAGIDPRKPANKITKKRYLALAEIIKKVLASAIAQGGTTLKDFMQADGKPGYFAQQLLVYGRAGENCDACLTPIQSLMIGQRNTFYCPSCQN; this is translated from the coding sequence ATGCCAGAATTACCAGAAGTCGAAGTGAGCCGTTTAGGTATCACTCCCCACTTAGAAAAACAAATAATAGAACAAATCATAGTACGCCAGCCCAAGTTACGTTGGCCTGTACCAGATAATGTTTATTTGGCCGAAGGATTGATGATTGATTCGATTCGTCGTCGGGCTAAGTATTTATTACTGGATACCAGTAAAGGCAGTATTGTTTTGCATTTAGGCATGTCGGGTAAGCTCTGTGTGGTGGATAGTGATACAGAAATTAAAAAGCATGATCACATTGACATTGTTATGCAGAACGGTGTGTGTTTGCGTTTTAATGACGCTCGTAGGTTTGGTTCTTGCTTATGGCAGGGGATTAATGAGCCGCAACTAAGTTTATTGGCTTCTCTTGGCCCTGAGCCGTTGACGGATGACTTTGATGGTACAAGATTGTATGAGTTATCACGGAATAAATCTGTGGCAGTGAAAAACTTTATTATGGACAATAAAGTAGTAGTGGGTGTGGGCAATATCTACGCTAATGAGTCTTTATTTATTGCTGGGATTGACCCACGAAAACCAGCGAATAAAATCACTAAAAAACGATATTTAGCCTTAGCCGAAATTATTAAAAAAGTATTGGCTAGTGCCATAGCACAAGGCGGCACTACCTTAAAAGACTTTATGCAAGCTGATGGCAAACCAGGCTATTTTGCTCAGCAGTTATTAGTGTATGGCAGAGCGGGTGAAAATTGTGATGCTTGTCTAACGCCAATTCAATCCTTGATGATTGGACAGCGAAATACTTTTTACTGCCCATCTTGCCAGAATTAG
- a CDS encoding beta-1,6-galactofuranosyltransferase — translation MTDKVFISRNYRGMFGAAGKAKIDCETILTNQGWRNLGFKQTWVTNSLLGTLISALGVTWGLIRLKRHSYVCLQYPFNKFFRYCVWGAEIKKCKIVTIVHDVRSLKGKYEFSQKEMDLLNRCDQLIIHNPAMRRWFEEQSIQSQLFEIGAFDYLHTAKVTIEKKPFNFEKLRIVFAGNIGSKQSFVYELDTLESANYCIDLYGTNFYPNSVKDNKNSILNYKGVFPADEVIDRIDGDFGLVWYGESLDSCDGLPGKYLKYNNPHKLSLYVLCGMPIIIWDKAAMADFVVSNGIGFTISSLNELPAKMKSLQPEDYARFKTNAAKIKQNLEAGEFLRQSLEKAEQALADKNWTTEKK, via the coding sequence ATGACAGACAAGGTATTTATTTCCCGCAACTACCGCGGCATGTTTGGAGCAGCTGGTAAGGCTAAAATAGATTGTGAAACCATACTGACAAATCAAGGCTGGAGAAACCTAGGTTTTAAACAAACTTGGGTAACCAATTCATTACTCGGCACGCTGATCAGTGCTTTAGGCGTAACTTGGGGGTTGATAAGACTAAAACGTCACTCCTATGTGTGTTTACAGTACCCTTTTAATAAATTTTTCCGCTACTGTGTTTGGGGCGCTGAAATAAAAAAATGTAAAATTGTTACCATAGTTCACGATGTAAGAAGCCTTAAGGGTAAATACGAATTTTCTCAAAAGGAAATGGACTTACTCAATAGATGTGACCAACTCATCATTCATAATCCAGCGATGCGCCGCTGGTTTGAAGAGCAATCCATACAATCACAACTATTCGAAATTGGTGCCTTTGATTATTTACACACAGCTAAAGTAACCATTGAGAAAAAACCTTTTAACTTCGAAAAATTGCGTATTGTATTTGCTGGCAACATAGGCTCAAAACAAAGTTTTGTTTATGAATTGGATACCTTAGAAAGCGCTAACTACTGCATTGATCTTTACGGCACAAATTTCTATCCCAATAGTGTTAAAGATAACAAAAACTCAATCTTAAATTACAAAGGTGTTTTTCCTGCTGATGAAGTTATCGATCGTATAGATGGTGATTTTGGCTTGGTATGGTACGGTGAATCACTTGATTCATGTGATGGATTACCGGGAAAATATTTGAAATACAACAACCCTCATAAACTATCACTTTATGTTTTATGTGGAATGCCTATCATTATCTGGGATAAAGCAGCCATGGCTGATTTTGTTGTTAGTAACGGTATAGGTTTCACTATATCATCACTTAATGAATTGCCTGCTAAGATGAAGTCGTTACAGCCTGAAGACTATGCACGCTTCAAAACCAATGCCGCTAAAATAAAGCAAAATTTAGAAGCTGGGGAATTTTTACGGCAATCCTTAGAAAAGGCTGAACAGGCTTTAGCTGATAAAAATTGGACCACCGAAAAAAAATAA
- a CDS encoding 3-deoxy-D-manno-octulosonic acid kinase translates to MPNIQEKTNGAHVILFDSTYFDTPEAEIFTDQFWSNQNKIIGQATGRGTTYFFKHQNGEYVLRHYLRGGLVGKILDGQYVFTGLHRTRAWKEFNLLHHMANLGLPCPTPIAAQIKRVGLYYQADIILCKIPQAKDVFNILLEKSISPDIWQKIGQTIAKFHQQQIYHHDLNIHNIMLDHNNKAWLIDFDKCSVKQGEKWKSANLSRLHRSFEKEQRLKNIYWSENDWLALQTGYLEF, encoded by the coding sequence ATGCCAAACATCCAGGAAAAAACAAATGGCGCACACGTCATTTTATTTGATTCAACTTATTTTGATACACCCGAAGCTGAAATTTTTACAGATCAGTTCTGGTCAAATCAAAATAAAATAATCGGCCAAGCTACTGGTCGAGGTACCACTTATTTTTTTAAACACCAAAATGGCGAATACGTTTTACGGCATTACCTTAGAGGTGGCTTGGTAGGAAAAATATTAGATGGCCAATATGTTTTTACCGGTCTACATCGCACCAGGGCTTGGAAAGAATTTAATTTACTACATCACATGGCAAACTTAGGTTTACCTTGTCCAACCCCTATTGCCGCGCAAATTAAGCGAGTGGGACTGTATTATCAAGCAGATATTATTTTGTGCAAAATACCTCAAGCTAAAGATGTGTTTAATATTTTACTCGAAAAAAGTATTAGCCCAGATATATGGCAAAAAATTGGCCAAACCATAGCTAAGTTTCATCAACAGCAAATTTACCACCACGACTTAAATATTCACAATATTATGCTGGATCATAATAATAAAGCTTGGTTAATCGATTTTGATAAATGTTCAGTAAAACAAGGAGAAAAATGGAAAAGTGCTAATTTGTCTCGTTTACATCGTTCTTTTGAAAAAGAGCAAAGATTAAAAAATATTTATTGGTCAGAAAACGATTGGCTGGCATTACAAACTGGTTACTTAGAGTTTTAA
- the glf gene encoding UDP-galactopyranose mutase — MSNFQYDYVIVGAGLFGAVFAREALQKGLKVLVIDKRHHSGGNIYCENIEGINVHKYGAHIFHTSNKEVWNYVNQFVEFNHYVNSPIANYREKLYNLPFNMNTFYQLWGVKTPAEARAKIEEQRQPYRDIEPSNLEEQALFLGGKDLYETLIKGYTEKQWGRPATEIPSFIIKRLPFRFTFDNNYFNDLYQGVPIGGYNTLTNALFEGVEIHTGVNYFDNKEKYDQLARKVLYTGKIDEFFEYQLGKLEYRSLHFETQVLDQENYQGNAVVNYTEKDIPFTRIIEHKHFEFGTQEKTIVTHEYPHEFSKDNEPYYPINDTDNNALIASYKEMAASADYCDKYLFGGRLADYRYYDMDDTIEAALSLTKTELDNQ; from the coding sequence ATGAGCAATTTTCAATACGATTATGTGATAGTAGGTGCAGGGTTATTTGGGGCTGTTTTTGCTCGGGAAGCACTACAAAAAGGCCTCAAAGTGTTAGTGATTGATAAACGCCATCACTCGGGGGGGAATATATACTGTGAAAACATTGAAGGTATTAATGTGCACAAATATGGTGCGCATATTTTCCATACCAGCAATAAAGAAGTGTGGAACTACGTAAATCAGTTTGTTGAATTTAATCATTACGTTAATTCTCCCATCGCAAATTACCGCGAAAAGCTCTACAACCTGCCTTTTAATATGAATACCTTTTATCAGTTATGGGGCGTTAAAACACCAGCAGAAGCAAGGGCAAAAATTGAAGAGCAACGTCAACCTTATCGCGATATTGAACCTAGTAATCTAGAAGAACAGGCTCTTTTTCTTGGCGGTAAAGATTTATATGAAACTTTAATAAAAGGTTATACGGAAAAACAATGGGGCCGTCCTGCTACTGAGATCCCATCATTCATCATCAAACGTTTACCTTTTAGATTTACTTTCGACAACAATTACTTCAATGATTTATACCAAGGCGTGCCTATTGGTGGCTACAACACGCTAACAAATGCATTGTTTGAAGGCGTTGAAATTCATACTGGCGTTAACTATTTTGACAACAAAGAAAAATACGACCAACTCGCCCGTAAAGTTTTATACACAGGCAAAATAGATGAATTTTTTGAGTATCAATTAGGTAAATTGGAATATCGTAGTTTGCATTTTGAAACGCAAGTCCTTGACCAAGAGAATTATCAAGGAAATGCAGTAGTTAATTACACTGAAAAAGATATCCCATTTACGCGGATTATCGAACACAAACACTTTGAATTTGGCACTCAAGAAAAAACAATAGTAACGCATGAGTACCCTCATGAATTTAGTAAAGATAACGAACCCTATTATCCAATAAACGACACTGACAATAACGCTCTGATAGCTAGTTATAAAGAAATGGCTGCTTCAGCAGATTATTGCGATAAATATTTATTTGGAGGGCGTTTAGCTGATTACAGATACTATGACATGGATGACACCATTGAAGCCGCATTATCATTAACTAAAACCGAATTGGACAATCAATAA